The DNA region AGAAAGAATGGATGAGTATGTAACACCAATATAAATGACCAATTATGTTTCAACAGCCTTAACAATGAAATTTAATGATAAACCATAATGAACACTCATTTACATATTTGATAGAACAGAATGCCATGAATGTACAAAGAGCAAAATAGAGGGAAAGGATAAACAAAGAGATGTATTATTTATCATATACATGTTAGTTAGAGTTCCTCATGCAGTATTAGGCCTTGAAGTCCACACAACTCACAGCTGCACATTTACTTCAAATCATAGGCCTGAGCTTCTATATGAAAAACCATGAACatgattgataatttttttttttttgaagttattCAAACAACCGACTAACAAGAATCCCATGTCTCAATTAAGCACCTTCTAAACCCTACACAgtaaaacatatcaaatatattaaaaaagacCATATTTTTCACTTGCCATGACAGCTCTTCATTTTCCTTCAACTTGATTATGTTTAAATAGCGTTAAATTTAATGAGAGAACAAGTGAACAACCATGTTTTAACATATTAATAGAACAGAATATCATGATCTTTTTTTGTTAACATGGTATGAATGTTCAAAGAGTTAAACAGAGGGAATGAATGCGTATTACttatggttaaaatatgccataagtcctTGTAATCTTTGtcaatttagaatttagtccctatacttttcttTCTAAGAATTTATCCctatactttttagatttcaaaattcaagtccaactattaacactgttaaaattattttgttaaattcaagtttattacaacatttttttagttatattacTACCAAGTActtttcaaaatgtcacactagcaaattttacaaaaaaaaattaacagtattaacaattggacttgaattttgaaatatgaaaagtagagggacttaGTTCCtataaataaaagtacaaggaccaAATcccaaatttgtgaagagtagaaggacttatggcatattttaaccattaCTTATCATATCCATGTTAGTGACAGTCTCTCATGTAGGATTAAACCATGAAGTCCCACACAACTCACAGTTGCACATTTACTTCAAATCAAATTCCTGAAACTTTTATATGAAATTCCAACCAAGGACACTAAGAACATGACTGAAAACCCTCAGTATCGAATAATTCGAAAGGTTATCCAAACAGAACAGCCAAATAGGCAGTTATTCATAAAAAATCCAAGGAACAATCATCTCATTTCTCAATTAAGAAGCTTTAGGACGCCAAAAAAGTAAAgcatatgaaaatttattaaaaaaaaaaaactatatttttcaTTAGGCATGAGAAACGAACATACCTTCATTTTGCTTCAACTTCAGACGGTGTTTTTGCCACTATAGACAAAGCGTGCAATCCACTTTGCAACTCCCCATCCAACAAACTATAAACTAACCTATGCCTTTTAACCAAGCTCTTCCCTTCAAATTCTTTGGACACAATTCTGAGATTAAAATGTGTTTCCCCATCACTGCCCCTCACACCAGCATGTCCAGCATGTTGATAAGAAACATCCTCTACTTCTAACTCAATAGGACTAAGCTCCCTCTCTAGCTTCTCTTTGATCCTCATCCCTCTACTTCCCAATCCacttgacctttcttcactaccATTTTGAGAACTAGATACAACACCTGAATTCTCATCAACTTTTGAATCTAAACTTGTGTTTTCACTGTTATCATTCACAATCTGACCATTACCTGAAGACTCACTACCTTTTTCAGCTTCAATAAGCAGTTCAAGTGCTTTCCTTTGCATCAACTTCAACATGTTCAAGAACCCATTATTCCTTGAAGGTGTCAAGCTCTGTTGCAGCCCAAGGAGCACTGCAAAATCAGGAGAAACCCTCAAAACTTCTTGGACAGGCCTTCCAGACAATCCATTAACAAGCAAAGCAGCGAGTCCTTTAGTtaaaacagaatcagaatcagctTGGTAAACGACATTCGTATTTTTATCGAGATAAGCCCTCACCCAAACCTGAGAAACACAGCCCTCAACTTTGTTCTCCTTAGTTTTGAACTGTGTATCAAGTGAATTCAAGTTTTTGCCATAAAACATCAGCTGCTCGTACTTGGCTTTGGGTTCTTCAACAGATTGGAAAAGCTTGATTATTTCCTGGAGCTTTGGAGGGAGTTCTTCTATGGGCTGAAGCTGGGTGGAACTGGAGGAAGATGACTGAAGTGGAGGTGGGGATTTAGTAGGGATATTTTGGAAAGAGATGGATGTGTTGTGAAAGAATGAAAATTTAGAGGGCTTAGAAAGGGAAAGGAAG from Gossypium hirsutum isolate 1008001.06 chromosome A04, Gossypium_hirsutum_v2.1, whole genome shotgun sequence includes:
- the LOC107931164 gene encoding sufE-like protein 1, chloroplastic/mitochondrial, with protein sequence MASYSKFPICFHLSKPFLSLSKPSKFSFFHNTSISFQNIPTKSPPPLQSSSSSSTQLQPIEELPPKLQEIIKLFQSVEEPKAKYEQLMFYGKNLNSLDTQFKTKENKVEGCVSQVWVRAYLDKNTNVVYQADSDSVLTKGLAALLVNGLSGRPVQEVLRVSPDFAVLLGLQQSLTPSRNNGFLNMLKLMQRKALELLIEAEKGSESSGNGQIVNDNSENTSLDSKVDENSGVVSSSQNGSEERSSGLGSRGMRIKEKLERELSPIELEVEDVSYQHAGHAGVRGSDGETHFNLRIVSKEFEGKSLVKRHRLVYSLLDGELQSGLHALSIVAKTPSEVEAK